A stretch of DNA from Pseudonocardia hierapolitana:
CGGCCCACGCGCCCGCCGCGACCAGCCCGCCCAGCAGGGCGCCGGCCAGCCCGCTGCCGAGCACGGCGGTCGGCAGCAGCAGCACGGCCGCGTCGGTGTCGCCGCTGACGAGCAGCTGCGGGGTGTAGAGCCGCGACAGCGCACCGAGCAGCGTGACCGCCAGGTAGAAGCACCCGAGCAGGGCGAGCACGAACACCGCGGTGCGGCGCGCCGCCCGCCCGTCGGGGTTGGTGTAGAAGCGCACCAGCACGTGCGGAAGACCCATGGTGCCGAGGAACAGCGCGAGGATCAGCGAGTACGTGGCGAGCAGGCCGTGCTCACGACCCTCCGGGAACGGTGCGAGCCATGACGCATCGGACGCCGGCGCCCCCACCACGACCGGCACCGCGGCCCCGGCGGGGAAGTCGAGCTCCGCCCCCGCCTCGACCGTGTGCCGTCCGACCTCCCAGCGGACCGGGCCGTCGATCACCTGCCTGCCGTCGACCACTCCGGTGGCGGTGAACTGGACCGGCTCCGTCACCTGCAGCTCCACCGGGGTGTGGATCTCGACCGTCGCGCGATCGGGGAACTGCGGCGGGGCGGGCTTGTCGAAGGTGCGGTCGTCGCTGAAGAAGAAGATCGCCGCGATGATCGCGGGCAGCGCCAGCGCGGTGAGCTTGAGCCAGTACTGGAACGCCTGCACGAACGTGATCGACCGCATGCCGCCGAGCACGACGGTGGCCACGACGATGAAGGCCGCCACGGCGGCTCCCGTCCAGTCCGGCAGCCCCGTGACCGTGGCGACGGTGAGCCCCGCGCCCTGCAGCTGGGGCAGCAGGTACAGCCAGCCGATGACGACGACGAACACCGCGCAGACCCGCCGCAGCACACCGGAACGCAGCCGGTACTCCGCGAAGTCGGGCACCGTGTACGCACCGGAACGGCGCAGCGGGGCCGACACGAACAGCACCAGCGCGAGGTAACCCGCGGTGTAGCCCACGGGGTACCAGAGCGCGTCGACGCCGTCGCGGAGGATGAGCCCCGCGATGCCGAGGAAGGACGCCGCGGAGAGGTACTCGCCCGAGATCGCGCCCGCGTTGGCCATCGGGCCGACCGTGCGCGAGGCCACGAAGAAGTCGGAGGTGCTGCGCGCCACGCGCACCCCGATCGAGCCGATCACGGCCGACGCCACCGCGACGAGGCCGATGGCCACGAGCGCGATGATGCCGGTTGTCGTCACGGAAACACTATGTCAACGCGGTGCCGCCACCACCACTACACCTTTGTCGGTCGTCACGCCGCACCGGGTCGGTCGAACCGGTCGCGGGAGAGCCCGAGCCGCTCCGGCGCGTGCAGGATCATCAGCGACCGGTCGGCGTCACGCGGGATCGAGGCCCTGGTGAACAGGCTCACCACGATCATCGTGAGGAACGCGGTCGGCACCGTGACCACCGCCGGCCGGTAGAGCAACACCCCGACCCAGCCCTGCGGCAGCACCGCGAACAGCGACAGCGCTACGGCCACCGCGGACAGGCACCCGCCGACGAGCACACCCGCGACCGCGCCCGCCGCTGTCAGCCCTCGCCACCAGATCCCGAGCACGAGCAGTGGGCAGAAGGTCGCGGCGGCCACCGCGAAGACCAGCGGCACGGTCAGCGCGAAATCCAGCCGCGTCACGCCGAGGGCGAGCCCGAGCGGCACGACCACCGAGAGCGCGGCAGCCAGCCGGAAGTCGGTCCACCGTCCGCGCAGCACGTCGGTGAACAGCACACCGGCCAGGCTGACGACGAGCCCGGACGACGTCGACAGGAACGCAGCCGCGGCGCCCGCCGCCACCAGCCCGCCCAGGAGCCAGCCCGCCCAGTCGTGCCCCAGGACCGCGGTGGGGACCAGCAGCACCGCAGCATCGGTCTCGCCGCTCACCAGCAGCTGGGGCGTGTAGAGGCGCGTGAGCGCGCCGAGCAGCGTGACGAGGACGTAGAAGAAGCCGATCATCCCGAGGACGATCACCGTGGTGCGGCGGGCGGCGAACCCGTCCGGGTTGGTGTAGAAGCGCACCAGCACGTGCGGGAGGCCCATCGTGCCGAGGAACCCGGCCACGAGCACCGAGTAGATCGACAGGAGCTGGTCGGCCGCGCCACCCGTCATCGGTTCGAGCCACTGGCGGTCGGTGGTGGGTGCGCCGTCCACGGTGGGCACGGCGGAGCCCGCCGCGAACCTCAGCGCGGTGCCCTCGTCCACCTCGTACCGCCCGGGTGGCCAGGTGACCTCACCCCGCGCCCGGCTGCCGTTCACGGTGCCGTCGACCCGCACCCGCACCGGCTCGGTCACGGCGAGCACGACGTCCGTGCGGACGTCCACCGCCGTGTCCTGCGTGAACCGGGGGGACGACGGCCGGTC
This window harbors:
- a CDS encoding cation acetate symporter: MSTPALVALSAIGLVGLVSALIGSYGVRMARSTSDFLVASRTVGPMANASAISGEYLSAASFLGIAGLILREGADALWYPIAFVAGYLALLLFVAAPLRRSGAHTVPDFAELRLASPALRRLCTVFVLVIGWLYLLPQLQGAGLALTTLTGLPAWSGIAGAGVVVLLTVVGGGMRSITFVQAFQYWLKLTALLVPALVIGGMFLGDTSSFDRPSSPRFTQDTAVDVRTDVVLAVTEPVRVRVDGTVNGSRARGEVTWPPGRYEVDEGTALRFAAGSAVPTVDGAPTTDRQWLEPMTGGAADQLLSIYSVLVAGFLGTMGLPHVLVRFYTNPDGFAARRTTVIVLGMIGFFYVLVTLLGALTRLYTPQLLVSGETDAAVLLVPTAVLGHDWAGWLLGGLVAAGAAAAFLSTSSGLVVSLAGVLFTDVLRGRWTDFRLAAALSVVVPLGLALGVTRLDFALTVPLVFAVAAATFCPLLVLGIWWRGLTAAGAVAGVLVGGCLSAVAVALSLFAVLPQGWVGVLLYRPAVVTVPTAFLTMIVVSLFTRASIPRDADRSLMILHAPERLGLSRDRFDRPGAA
- a CDS encoding cation acetate symporter codes for the protein MTTTGIIALVAIGLVAVASAVIGSIGVRVARSTSDFFVASRTVGPMANAGAISGEYLSAASFLGIAGLILRDGVDALWYPVGYTAGYLALVLFVSAPLRRSGAYTVPDFAEYRLRSGVLRRVCAVFVVVIGWLYLLPQLQGAGLTVATVTGLPDWTGAAVAAFIVVATVVLGGMRSITFVQAFQYWLKLTALALPAIIAAIFFFSDDRTFDKPAPPQFPDRATVEIHTPVELQVTEPVQFTATGVVDGRQVIDGPVRWEVGRHTVEAGAELDFPAGAAVPVVVGAPASDASWLAPFPEGREHGLLATYSLILALFLGTMGLPHVLVRFYTNPDGRAARRTAVFVLALLGCFYLAVTLLGALSRLYTPQLLVSGDTDAAVLLLPTAVLGSGLAGALLGGLVAAGAWAAFLSTASGLIVSIAGVLSTDLIGSSRVRDFRLSAVLAGAVPLAMALLLTRLDFGEAVALVFAVAASTFCPLLVLGIWWRGLTAAGGIAGILVGGIGSAGAVALSLAGFVDSGWLGVLLYRPAIATVPAAFLTMILVSRMTARYRPVDADQVLLRLHAPERLGLSRDRLEDRQRPTW